The proteins below come from a single Fusarium verticillioides 7600 chromosome 3, whole genome shotgun sequence genomic window:
- a CDS encoding Fe-Mn family superoxide dismutase yields MLRPILRAPRSAFGLGLRSTVNARRSIHHVPQLPHDYSEGVPNLMSPGGFSIAWTEYMKLMVEKLNALTVGTELEDKDTKTIALMTAREPNQAPIFNYASMAHNNHFFFQGIAPEGTPMPDALRSELEASFSSIETLRREFIITASAMFGPGFLWLVKAGPGDYRLLPTYLAGSPYPGAHWRAQTTDMNAVGKDGSARTYMHNQAFGANKRNSDLPPGGVELEPLLCLNTWEHAWLLDWGVGAGGQGGKAAFAESWWKLIDWEKVAQKSGVLRPGFKSA; encoded by the exons ATGCTTCGTCCGATATTAAGGGCCCCTCGCTCCGCCTTTGGCCTCGGCTTGCGCTCGACAGTCAATGCCCGCAGATCTATCCATCATGTTCCCCAACTGCCGCACGACTATTCTGAGGGTGTTCCTAACCTCATGAGCCCTGGAGGTTTCTCGATCGCTTGGACTGAATACATGAAGCTCATGGTGGAGAAATTGAATGCTTTGACTGTTG GCACCGAGCTCGAGGATAAGGACACAAAAACAATCGCTCTCATGACAGCCCGCGAGCCTAACCAGGCCCCAATCTTCAACTATGCTTCCATGGCACACAACaaccacttcttcttccaaggcatcGCACCAGAAGGAACCCCCATGCCCGACGCCCTCCGTAGCGAACTAGAAGCctcattctcctccatcgAGACCCTCCGCCGCGAATTTATCATCACTGCCTCCGCTATGTTCGGCCCAGGCTTCCTCTGGCTCGTCAAGGCTGGCCCCGGCGACTATCGACTTCTGCCCACCTACCTCGCCGGATCTCCCTACCCCGGCGCTCACTGGCGTGCCCAGACCACCGATATGAACGCTGTGGGCAAGGATGGCTCTGCCCGCACTTACATGCACAACCAGGCGTTCGGCGCCAACAAGCGAAACAGCGATCTTCCCCCAGGTGGTGTCGAGCTGGAGCCTCTTCTGTGTCTAAACACCTGGGAGCACGCATGGCTGTTGGATTGGGGTGTGGGCGCTGGTGGCCAGGGCGGAAAGGCTGCTTTCGCCGAGTCATGGTGGAAGTTGATCGACTGGGAGAAGGTGGCTCAGAAGTCGGGAGTGCTGCGACCTGGCTTCAAGTCTGCGTAG